The sequence below is a genomic window from Vibrio mangrovi.
GAAGTTATTTTCATTTTGCAATGATGCATATTGCGAAGTGCAACTTCATGTTGTGATAAGTTATGATACTTTGTCGTAGCGAATTTCGTACTTTTCTTTGTCAGTAGCTCTGCAGAATAGTGACTTAAAGACTCTGTTTTATATTCCATTAAATACATAATTTCTGTAAAATCACACCCGGTGAAATTAAACAGAACTATGATGTCGCAGATTTTAGCGGTTAATCCAATCTTAAACATATTTCGGAACATTCGTTGATTACAATTAAACCAAACCGAATCATACAAATACTACTGATTACTAGTCCATTGATTGGTTTCATTCTTATATCAAGTCTTCTAGTTCAGACAGTTATTGATGCATTTCACCAGTTGGTCACTATTTTTCTGTTCATTAGCTGGGGTATCACCGGTCTGTTTTTCCGTTGCATTTTATTCCATGTATGGAACGCAAAAATAATATCCAGTTCACAAGGTGTAAAATTTGGTTATCAAAAATTAATACCTTGGCCTGAAATATCAAGAATTGAACCTACAGTAGGCTCTGGCCGTTATGCCGGTATCAGAGTGTATTTTAACCGAAACATATATCGTGAACTTCCATTTTGGAGAAGGCCGTTGGTTTCAAAGGAACAATACCACATAGACTATAACACAGGAATGCTTTTCTATAAGTCATCACATGATATCGTTAACGAAATAATCAAAGGTAAACAATAAATACTACAGCAAGGTACTCATATGAAATTACTGACATTATTATTTAGTCTTATTTTACTCTCACCATCAGTATTATCAAAGTCAACACCACAACGCCTGGTCGTTGATAAAGAGCATATACAAATGGGACAGCAGGGCCAAGTATATATAATTCAACCGAGTGATGAATTAATCATTGATGCAAGTAGATATGATTACACGTCATTTAGCTCAATGTTATCTGATACTCCCAATACAGCAAAAGTCATTATAGATGGAACTGAATTTTCATTTTATTGGGAAAAAGAGAAAAACGAATATTTATTAAACAAAGATAGTCTAGTTTCTCACAAAGATATATTTAAAGGATTCGAATCTGGAAAAGAAATCATGTTTGCACTCGGAAAATCAGAAAAAGGAATTGGTGCATTTTATGTATATTGGGTCGGTAAAGCCTTAGTTAAATAAATTGTACAATACTGATTATGCATTGCCATGAAGTTGTAGTAGGCTACAGCATAACCTATCCCTTCCAGAGCAAGCAGAGGTGCACATGAAAGTAGCAGCAGTCCAGTTTAAGCCAGTGATTGGTGATCTCGAGAACAATATTAATCGGCATGTGGCGCTGATTGAACTGGCCGTTCAGGAAGGTGCTGATTTAGTCTATTTCCCTGAGTTGTCTGTCACCGGGTATGAAGCACAGCTGGCAAAGTCATTTGCTCTGGAGTTAAAGGATAACGACTTCGGTATCTTTCAAAATCTCAGTGATACACACGGTGTCACGATTGGTGTCGGTGTTCCGCTTTTATCCGGAGATCAGGTACAGATCGGCATGATTTGGTTTGCAGCAGACAAACCTCAGGCGAGCTATAAAAAGCAGTTACTCCACTCGACTGAACTCTCCTTTTTTGTTCCCGGCACAGAACAGCTTATATTACACAACGGAAATGATCGGCTGGCACCGGCTATTTGCTACGAATCGCTGCGACCCGAGCATGCTGACAATGCCGCCAGTATGGGAACGAACGTGTATCTTGCCAGTGTTGCCGAATCTTCAACGGGCCTCGAAGGCGCAATGAAGCATTATTCAAAGATAGCGAAGCAACATCACATGTATGTTGTGCTGGCAAACTGCCTCGGCTCTTGTGGCAATTTTATGGGTACCGGACATTCTGCCTCATGGGATGCCAACGGTCACTTGCTGGCACAAATGGACGGTGAGTCTGAAGGGATCTTACTGGTTGATACCGAAAACCGTGACACGGATATTATCAGAATATAGTTCCACTGGCCGGCTCTCAGAAGCGAACCACTCTCATTCTTTTCAATTTTCATCTCAACCTTCGCCCGGTTTAACCGGGCAATATCGCAATGATTTACAGTCACTATTATTCCTCTTGTGCTGGCTGAACCAGCATCCGGATCGCGCAGTCACACATATCCTCGATATGCTGACTGTCGGCATAGACACCATCAATCACCAGCCGGGCTAAGCCGTGCATCGTACTCCAGATAACCTGAGCCAGCCGCAGGGTCGCTTCCTGTGAAGAGAAAAGCCCCTGCTGTTGCCAGCGGGCGGTAATATCGACCTGATACTGAAAACAGAGATAAGCAATTTCCTTGAGCGCCGGAGTCGCCTGCGCCTGTTTCCAGATCGCCCGGCCGAACATCAGATCATAAGTTTCCGGCGCTGCGGTTGCATCGTGAATATACTGGTAGAAAAAGCGGCGGAATGTCTCACGCTGATCAGCCTCAGCACATTCGATTAACTGGCTGGTGGACTGATACCAGTGATGAAACCCCTGCTCTGCCAGAGCGCAGAGTAACGCATTCTTATCCTGAAAATGGTGATACAACGCCGTGCGTGAAACCCCGACTTTATCAGCCAGTTTACGCAGTGACAGCGCTTCAATACCGGCTTCTCTCAGCATCGTACCGGCAGCCTGCAACAGGCTCCGGCGTAAATCACCATGATGGTAGTTTGATTTTTCGCTATTCATGATAGGTAAATTAGCACGAATCTTGACAGTGTCAAAATCATAGACAATATTGACACTGTCAAGATAAAAACGTGAGGACTTCATCCATGACTGCATCACCGGCTCATCCACACTATCCGCATCTTTTTCAGCCACTGGACTTAGGATTTACCACTCTGAAAAACCGGGTGCTGATGGGCTCAATGCATACCGGGCTTGAAGAAATTCCTTACGGCGAAAAACGCCTTGCGGCCTATTATGCCGAGCGGGCCAGAGGTGGTGTTGGCCTGATTGTCACCGGCGGCATCGGTCCCAATCCGGAAGGCGCGACACATATTCATAGTCCCGGTTTAGTGACGGCAGAACATATTCAGGCCCACCGGACTATCACTCAGGCGGTTCATGCCGAAGGCGGGAAAATCTGTCTGCAAATTCTGCATACCGGACGATACGCTTATAATCCAAATCTGGTGGCACCTTCCGCGATTCAGGCTCCGATCAATACCTTTAAACCTCATGCTCTCGATGATGAGGGCATTGAAAAACAGCTCGGCGATTTTGTGCATACAGCCCTCAATGCGCAGCAGGCAGGCTATGATGGAGTGGAAATTATGGGCTCTGAAGGTTACCTGCTCAATCAGTTTATTGCCGGACGTACCAATCAGCGTCACGACCAATGGGGCGGTAGCTATCACAACCGGATGCGCTTTCCGCTGGAAGTAGTACGCCGGGTCAGGGAAGCGGTCGGCGAACACTTTATTCTCATCTATCGCCTGTCGATGCTGGATCTGGTGGAAGGCGGCTCCAGTGCGGAGGAAATTATTGAACTCGGTCAGGCGATTGAAGCGGCCGGAGCGACGCTGATCAATACCGGCATCGGCTGGCATGAAGCCAGAATCCCCACGATTGCGACCTGTGTTCCCCGGGCTGCGTTTACCTGGGTGACTAAGCATTTCCGTCAGGCATTCACCATTCCGGTGATCACCACCAACCGGATCAATACCCCGGAAATGGCCGAAAGTGTGTTAGCCAGAGGCGATGCAGATATGGTTTCTATGGCCCGCCCTTTTCTGGCCGATCCTGATTTTGTTTATAAAGCACAACATAGCCGCAGCGATGAGATCAACACCTGTATCGGCTGTAATCAGGCCTGTCTCGATCATGTTTTTGCCGGGAAGCTGGCCAGTTGTCTGGTCAACCCGTTTGCCTGTCATGAAACTGAGCTGGTACTCAGCTCTGCCGCACAACATAAACAGGTTTACGTGATCGGTGCCGGCCCGGCCGGACTGGCCGCCGCAGTCACCGCCGCCCGGCGAGGTCACCGGGTCACATTATTTGATGCAGCAGAAGAGATCGGCGGGCAGTTTAATCTTGCCAGACAGATTCCGGGCAAATCAGAATTCAATGAAACCCTACGCTATTTCGGGCGCCAGCTGGAACGCTTACAGATCGATGTCCGGCTCAATACCAGAATAGATGCTGAACAGTTGAATCACTCCGATGCCGATGAAATTATTGTTGCTACGGGTGTCTGTCCCCGTAAGCCGGACATCGACGGCATCGATCATGCCAAGGTGCTGAGTTATCTGGATGTATTACGGGATAAGAAACCGGTCGGTAAGCAGGTCGCGATTATCGGAGCCGGCGGAATCGGATTTGATGTGGCAGAGTATCTGTCTCATCCGCCAATGCCAGTGTCTGTCCGGACATTTATGCAGGAATGGGGCATCGATATGACGCTGCACGCCCGTGGCGGTGTCGAAGGCATTCAACCCCAGCCACTGCCATCTCCCCGCCAGATTTATCTGCTCCAGCGCAAAAATACCAAAGTCGGGGCCGGACTGGGGAAAACCACCGGCTGGATACACCGCACCGAACTACAACACAGAGGTGTACAGATGATGTCAGGCTGTGAATATCTGCGCATTGATGATGAGGGTCTGTGGCTGCGGGTCAACGAGGAAGAACAGTGCCTGCCGGTTGATCATGTGGTGATTTGTGCCGGACAGGAACCGCTGCGGACACTGATTGACGGGCTCGACAAACCTTATCATCTGATCGGTGGTGCAGATGTCGCCGCAGAACTGGATGCCAAACGGGCCATTCATCAGGGAACTGTCACAGCGATGCAGATATAAGCGGCAACATCTGAAGATAAAGTCTTCCGGCGCAAATCGGCTAGCGCGATAAAAAATCGGGTTAAAAACGAACTAATGGCGGCAAATGTTCACTCATAGCAATAAGTTATGATTTTCCTGATGTAGGTGAAGCAGATGAGCCGCATTACAAATGACACGATTATTACGGTTGACCATACGCCACAGTCCGGGCAGGCTGGTGCTCAGCCACTTCGGCATGATGTGACACCCGGAACGCATATGCCAGTGACACCACCACATATGTCTGCCGGTAAAGAGATGCAACTCAGGCAACTGGGACAGCCGATGGCAAGCGGGCGTCATATCACCGCTGAAATGCTGGAAACACAGAAATCGGACCTTAAAATCACCAGCGTAGCCACAGTCCCCCATGCACAAAACTTAGCGATCTTACGCACACTCCCGAAGCAGTCTCAGAATGGAGAAGTTGCGCCAACACCATCAAAAAAAGAAGATTATCCGCAAAATGGTGCTCAGATGGCAGATTTTATTGCCGATACTCGCCAGCATTTAACCCGGCTGGCAACCACAAATTCCGGTCAGGAACTTCTTCATGCACTGGACAAAAATATGTTTGGCATGCCGATCCCACATAAAGTTGCAATTCAGGATCCCTGCCTTCAACAGGGGATTAAAGCCACTTCAACCACTTTCGATGCATTGAACGCAAGTTTTCAGCCACAGGCAGCCAATCAAATCATGCCGGGATATGGCAGCATCAGCCTCATCGATTATCAGACAGATATCATGCAACGTGCCGGAGATGGCAAACATACGGGAGGTACACCCCTGAAAGTAAAAGAAGAAGTACCTTTCCCTCCTGAGGTGGCACTCGGACATGAGCTGATCCATGCGGTCCACAATTCACAGGGCTTGCGTGAATCCCGGAACCGGATCGACGGACTCAGTGGTGAAGAAGCGAATACCGTGGGTCTGCCGACCGGAGAAAGAATTTTTGCCCACATTCCGACCGAAAATAATCTCAGAGCAGATTTAGACCGCCAGTATTACCAGGATCCGGAGCAGAATGGAGGACAGCTTGGTCCGATTCCTCCCAGACCTAAATATTCAGGTAAGACCGTGTAACGCAACCTGAATACTTACTTCTTCCACGCAGTGTTTATCACCTGTATTTGACCCACAAGAGCAGATTGACCGTTTATGCAAGACTTTACCAACAAAATCAATAAGTGGTTACAACAGTATCACAAGGATTTATCCCTGAATTCAGAGGGTTATTGCCTATTGAATGCCGGAGATTCACTCAGAATTGTCATCTCACTTTCAGCAGATAAACGGGCACTGATCCTTTATTGCCCGCTGCATACCGTCAAAGGAGACCAAGACTTTTCTCTGGTACTGGAAGCGTTGTCCCTGAACCTTTATCAGGATATCACGCTGAACGGAACCGTCGGTTACGACAACCGTTCTCAGGAAGTGGTTTACACATTTATGGTTGCAGATTCTTCATTTGCTCAGAATCATCAGGGAGATGCCCTGTTCCATCGTTTACTCAATGAATTTATCGAAAACAGTCAGAAAATCGTGACACGTTTGCAGCAGTCACAGCGCTCCGGCGATGCACCTCGGATACCCGCGTCTCCTCAGCTCGCATTAGGCATCGCTGGTCAAGCTCAGGTTGCTTCACTGCAAACGCCGCATCACAAACCAGTATACAGGTCGTGATGCGGGAAAATGGAAGATTAAAAAGTCTGATTATTGCAGCTCAATAGCACCGATATCCGGAGCCTGATCCCGTGGATTACCCATAAAATCGGTTTCCAGAGGCGGTAGTGCATTTTCTGTATAGCCGTTATCTACAGCAAGACTTCCCACTTCAAGTGCTCCGGGAATATGGCCTGCATCGAGATAATCCTGCAGTTTACCGTCAATTGTGACATAAGGAGGAATCGCAGTGGTATAGCCACGGCCTTCATCCAACACTTTTTCACTATTGTTCGGACTATAGTAAATATTCATATTGGCATTAATATTATCGCCACCACTGGTCCAGACCGCACCGGTATTCACGACAATATTATTATTGAAATAATAATCGGGCTGATGATCGAGAATTGCATGCCACCATGTCTGAATATAATAATCATCGGCTGCCGGGTTATTAAAAGTTTGTCCAAAATTGCGGCCCCAGACACTTTGCCATTGATCATTTGGTGTATAAAGAACGGTATTATGACGGAAAACTAAGCCATCAAATCCGGCTCCAAGAATAATCAGCGAACCATTCGATGGTGCGAATATATTATTTTCAATAAAGAAATTGCCATAGCCACCACCCAAATCCTTAATCCATTGGGGAGGACCACTGATCATAAAATCCATTGATTCTACGTGATAGAACAGATTTCCTCTGATGGTGACATTATCTAACCTTTTGGCATAGGATGTCCCGCCAACGTTAATAACATACACCTGGATACCATCCACATGCATATTCACGCCTTTGGTTTCATCATCACCATCGAACATGCCATCGTCCAGATCATGAACAATATTATTTTCGATCAGCCAGTTACTGCCGCCATGAAATTGCAGTCCGTCATGAGTCAGATGATGAAGATGATTCCCTTTCACCACTAAGTCATTGGTCATGGCCCAGATACCAACACCGGTATTTAAGATTTCGTTGTAAAGCACCTTCACATACCGGCCATTGAAAATATGTACGCCGGCATTCGCCATATAATCACTTTTTTCTTCCAGAGACATCGAAGCAAAATCGCCTTTCTGGGAAATCTGATTATTACGGATATCAACATACCGACTGCCACGAATAATGACGTTATCTGTAATTTTGAATCCATCAATTCTCAGACGCAGATCGCTGTTACCTTTCTGAGCAAAATCAATTCGGTACCATCCGCCGGCATCATGTGTCGTGCCCAAAGTAACGTTACCCAATACCGGATGCTGGCCGGGCATCGCTTTCAATGTCACCCAATCGGTAAACACTTCGTCGATCGGAGTCGACTTCGAACTATTTTCAAAGTAGTTCGCTCCGAATTTCAGATCGCCATAGTCACCATTCATGACGTAGATAACTTCTCCGCCGGTTGCCTGAGACAGTGCATAAAGGATGGTCGCGAAAGGTGCATTTTCTGAACCATCATTACTATCAGAGCCAGTTTCAGCGCTGACGTAATATGCTTTGTCTCCTAGCGTATAATCATATGCGGGATCCTGTTTATCAATAAGCAGGCTCTCCATCACATCATAATTATATGGATCGGACGGTGGGGTCGAAGCCGCATGACTGTATATTGCATATAGAGCAAATATACAAATTGCAATAATAATGATCATGCGGGAGAACAATTTGTCTTGTACAACTGACATAAGAACTCCTTATAAAATCATCTCAGATTTTATTTAAGAATCAGATATATTTATTAACTTAAGAATAAATAACCCAAATAAACTCTAGTGAGAATATTCATTAAGATGATAGTTAAGGTATCTATTGTATTTTTGAATCAATATCACACATTAGGCAATAATGAGCATAGCAACTGGTATCTATTGGTTTTGCCGTGAATTTATTATTCAGAAACATTTCGGGTGGCCAAACTTCAACAGAGAAGCAAAACCACCCGGATTAGAATCGAGCCCTCACACACGATTTCAGTAGTTATATGACATCAGGATAAAAGTCTGGTGACATGCTTCACCAATTTCTCTACTTTCTCAATTACATCTGCCGCTTTTTCGATAACTTTGTACATTTTTTCCAGATCTTTTTTTCCTTCAACCGCCAGAGAAGTCAAATCTTTCAGAGCACTCAAAGCATCCTTGTACTCTGCCGCACCAGCATCCAGAGTCGCCACTATCACCCGGTCCAGTTGCTGGAACAACGTCTTACACTGGATGCGGATCTCGTACTGCTGATCTTCATCCTCACAGACTTCCAGTAATTTGTTCATCTCATTCAGTGCATCGACGAGATTGGTACGAATCGTTTCATTTGACATCCTTTCCCCCTTGATTCACGGATACTTCAGTGCTCCCTTAGGCAGAGACCAACTGAAGAGATTATTTTGTATCCTCACAACTGAGAATTCCCTGATCATTTTTGGTAATTTTCTCACAGCTCAACAGGAGTGATTCAAAATCACGATAATGGTTACGCATCTCTTTCAGCTTACCAATCGTTGCCGCAACTTCTGAACTGCTGAACTCTTTTTCTTCAAGCGCTTTTGCCAGAACTGCATGAGATTTTTTAACCTGGCCAACGGACTTAATAGCCTGCTGGACTAATAGCCGGGAGCTTTGTACATCCTGAAGCAACCCATACAAACGCTTCATCTCCGTCCGTCGTTCGTCTAAAGTCATCGGCTCTTTTGCCCGACGCTGATAATCTGAAATCTCTTCGGTCAGAACATATTGCCGGGAAGCAATAATCGCATCATCCATACCGGCGGACTTAAGCTGTTCGATGATGACATCGCAAATCTGGCTCACCATCGGATCAGCCTGTGTCACAACCGTCCGCAATATTCTGGTCCGCTGATCTTCGATCAAGGCATGTTCTACAGCCGCAAATACACTGGAAAACAACGCAAAAGTTTCATCATCAAACAGCGCTTCATCATCACCCCGAATCGTTTCGTACCGATCATTCAATGTGACCATCGAACCATACAGATCCGCCGAAGCTAAATCGATATCAGCCTGACTTGCCGCCGTAGCAACTTCACTCAGCGCTTTCGCGTAAGCACCCAATCCCTGATTTGCCTGATAAATAGCAAAGGTCTTCTTCTGCCCCACCGAGACAGGCAGTGAAATATCCTGGAGCACTTCACTTGTCAGATCTTTCGCATGTTTTCCCCGGTAAATGGCTGCGTAATTGGTTAACTGACGCTCTAACGCAGCATGATTGTATTCATCAATCACCGCATCAACCTTGACGGTAATGTCACTGGTGACGGTTCCCAGCGTTGAAACCTGAGATGTCGGCGTGGTACTACAACCGGCCAGCAACAATAATCCCAATAAGTATCTCTTTTTCATCATCAACCCTTATTTTCATGTTGTTCCGGGAACCATCAGGCAACACAGATACCATATTCAGGCAGAATATCTCTGACTATTTCCAGACGGAACGTTTTCAGCGCATCATGGAAATATTTCCAGTCCGAATGCAGAAACTCTTCTCTGTATTTGTAGGCCACTAAGTCTTCCGAGCCAAAAATCGGAATGGCTTTCCCTCTTGCAGCTTGTTTCCAGCTGCCTTTTCCTTTGGCAATGAACTGGATCTTCTCCTCTCCGAAGCCAAACTTGTTCATCGCAATCCAATGCAGCCAATCTTTATGACGGTCTTCACCTTCTTCATGAATAATCGTTTCAAATGCCTGACGAATCACATTCATCTGAACACCGGGGATGTTGTCGTAATTCTCCAGTACCATTGTGTTATCTCCTGCCAGATAACAACGTATCGCTTTATACATCTGGTTGGCAGCATCAGAAAATATTTGCGGGTTGTCTCTGACCACAAGGTTGTCTTCACTATCCAGATAAGACCAATGGCAATAAGGGCGATCCGGAAATGACAGAGCAGGCCCGTGTCCCAGCGGAGCGACGGAAGAAAGACTGAAGTTGAGAAATTCATCTTTGACTCTGGCCCACAGGCCTTTGTCCTGAATATGCGGATGACCGACAGGTTCAATTTCTTCGACCTCATTGATCTCATGCGTAATTCCGGCAAATCCCTGATGAGCAAATGTATCCGCGTACACATGCATGGCGATCCCAAACATATGCAGCCCGAATGGCTGCTCACGATATTTCATCACCATCCGCAACATATCGCGTGAAATCGGACTGTCGGGAAAGCAGACTAGTCTTTTGGTAAAATGTCCCTGAGGAGACTCACCTGCGGGAAGTCCCTGATTACCGGGAAGAAAGTGGAAAGGGATCCAGGAAAGATGATTTGCCAGTTGGGAACTGTTCCTGTAATCAAGCATCTTATGCGCCGAAGCAATGCGATCATACATAGCGCCATTCTTGAATCTGACCGGGTTTGAATTGGTTGCCTCATCAACATACTGCGCACTGTAGGCCAGCTTCTCAGCCTGTTGTTTTTCCATGCCGGCGATTCTTGCCACGACATAAGTTAGAGCATGATGGCCGTCAATTTGCATAGGAATTCCTCCAAAAGTGTATCAACATTCAATTGGATTAAGTCCTGTCACTTCAGATAATATGCTTATCTGAAAGTACGACGATACAGGATAATCAGAGTATCTTCGCCAATGCTTTTCACCAGATTTATTGATATGACAACGATAATTTATCTGATTACAAATCAATGAATTTTCATCATCGTTCCGTCATATCTGATTATGGTTTTATCTCCTACAAGCATAGAAAATTATAGTCCACATCACTCATATAAAAGATATTCTCTGTGATGCATGTTTATAAATGTGATTATGGATAGAAAAATCAGTATGTCAGGCCATGATACCTGGGAGGCGTTGCAACGCATATGTGAGGGTATTTCTTGCTAATCATGATTCGGACTCACAGCCAAAGTTTCAGAAAGATACTTAACCACATCAGCGCCGAGTCTTTTCTGGAACTCAGCCCGATCAAACCCTTCAGGATCCTGAGCGACATCTCCGAGTTCTGACTTCAGATACTCGGGATATGACGTTAAAAACGAATAGTGCCCGGCATTTTTGATTATCTTATAAGTGAGCTGATTTTTATCTTTGATATTTTCTATAATGACTTCTGAGTTATATGGTTCAGTTAATTCTTTATCTTTTTCAGCTCTGAGAAGGAGTATGGGGATATGAATACGATCTAAAGAGCTTTTAGATCTAAATAAAATACCAACCGGGGCCATTAAAACCAATGCTTTGATTCGTGCATCCCCTGGGCTATTTATTAATTGAGGATAGATAGAATTTTCCCGAACCGGTAAACAGTAAGGGTCAGATAGTGATAGGTGACTTTCACATAACTTAATAATATGACTAGTATTAGCAATTCCACCAGCAGCGGCCAGAGCAGAATATCCTCCGACAGAGTGTCCAATTACTGCTATTTTTTCAGATTCAATATGGTTGTGTATATAAGGAGTCGATAAAAGATTATCTATGGCCAACGATATATGCTTGGGTCTGTTTATATAGTTACTTACTGAACCTGCCATTGAGTTATCTAAATAATTATTTCCCGGATGTAATGGCATAGCCACAATAAATCCATTCTGAACTAAAGAGATAGCGATATCCTTATATGACAAGCTGCTGCCACCTGAGCCATGAGACAAGACAACCAGAGGAAACTTCCCTTGAGCAACATCGCCACCAATCGAAACCCTTAATTTAAATGGTCCGAAATCGACTAATTTTGCTCCTGAGGTGGCTGGATATAAAACCGCCATAGGAAAGGCGTCATTTGCTTTCTGAAAGACGACCTGATGCTTGCGGTATCCGACTTCATACGCTTGGGTAAACATCGAAGTAAAAATCAAAGAAAAAAATAGTAAATGTAGATAATATCTAGTCATCTCAGAATACTTAAAATTTGTACAGTAGTGATAAAGCTACCACAAAGCATAGTCAGTAGATATATGATGACATGTACAGATGAATACAATGATACTCAGGTAACTTCAGAATACGGGATTCAGAGAGCCTTCATTCTATCTGCATTTTCCCCTAGGGTACGAGGATGCCGGTCATCTTCGCCAGTATGCGACAAAAACAAGTAATGCATAAATTTTGTATCAACACTGGCAGTTTTTCATCATTTCCCCGACGTTTGGGCACTATTTCCTGGAATATCCTCCTATTATCTCTCGGTTCTGTTCGCAAATCTGTTCGCAAACTGCCCTCCCAAGATGCTCATACACATGCATAATGTACTCCTGCTGATGCTTATCCCGCTTGCCACTACACAGTGGGAATTCGCGTGATAGCAACAACTTCCAGCAGTACAGGCGAAATCATACCTGTAAATATCATTTCTAATGTGGAGACTTCTATGAGTAATTTAACTTTATTTCCAATCGTCGAACCTCATGCCAGCAAACTTGATGAAGCATATGAAGTTGCTGAAGACTTCGGCGTTGTACATCAGGAACAAGCAATC
It includes:
- a CDS encoding alpha/beta hydrolase family protein, which translates into the protein MFTQAYEVGYRKHQVVFQKANDAFPMAVLYPATSGAKLVDFGPFKLRVSIGGDVAQGKFPLVVLSHGSGGSSLSYKDIAISLVQNGFIVAMPLHPGNNYLDNSMAGSVSNYINRPKHISLAIDNLLSTPYIHNHIESEKIAVIGHSVGGYSALAAAGGIANTSHIIKLCESHLSLSDPYCLPVRENSIYPQLINSPGDARIKALVLMAPVGILFRSKSSLDRIHIPILLLRAEKDKELTEPYNSEVIIENIKDKNQLTYKIIKNAGHYSFLTSYPEYLKSELGDVAQDPEGFDRAEFQKRLGADVVKYLSETLAVSPNHD